In the genome of Candidatus Saganbacteria bacterium, the window GATCTGTCGGAGAAAATGATTGAAACAGCCCAAAACCGCCATTCTTCTTCGGCTCTTCGTTTTATGGCGGGCAACGCGCAGGACACTGCTCTTTTGCGGTCTCTCAAAACCAGGTTTGATGTGGTTATCTTATGCAACAGTATCACGGAAATGCACGATGTTCAGGCAGTTTTTGAGGCTTTGCATGTTGTATGCCATGCTAAAACGAGAATAATCGTTCTAAGCTACAGCCGGATCTGGCAGATGCCGCTGCGATTGGCTGAAAAATTCGGGCTAAAAACTAAAAATCCTGTCAACAACTGGTTGAGTTCGGATATCGTGCGGGAAATGATTTCCATGTCTGATTTTGAGGTGGTTCGGAGTCTGAATTTTCAAATAATGCCATTTAATCTGGGCCCGATCTCTCGGTTTGTAAATAGATATATTGGGAATCTCCCGATAATTAATGAATTGACTTTAATGTTTGGAATAATTGCCCGTCCAACAAAATCCGAATATGTGTCGGAATCAATCCCTTCCTGTTCAATTGTTATCCCTTGTAGGAACGAAGCAGGGCATATTGAAAAACTGGCAAATCGATTGCCGGATTTGGGGGCGGCTTCCGAAGTTCTATGGGTTGAGGGCAACTCCACCGATAATACTGCCGAGAAAATAAAGGAAATCATTTCTGTCAACCCGGAGAAAAACTGGAAGTTTTTAAAGCAGCCCGGAAAAGGAAAGGGGGATGCGGTGCGTTGCGCTTTTGCGCAAGCTCGAGGAGATATTCTGATCATTCTGGATGCAGATGTAACAGTTAATCCCGAGGACATCCCCAAATTTATTGATCTAATGGCGCGCAATAAGGCTGAGTTTATTAACGGATGCCGACTAATCTATCCCATGGATGAAAAAGCCATGCGTTTTCTTAATCTTTTGGGTAATCGGTTCTTTGCCAAATTGTTTACTTATTTGCTTGGACAAAAGATCAGGGACACCCTTTGCGGCACCAAGGCGCTTTGGAGAAATGATTATGAGAAAATCGCCTCAAATCGAAATTATTTTGGGGATTTTGATCCTTTTGGGGATTTCGACTTGCTTTTTGGCGCGGCGAGACTTAATTTGAAGATCGCGGATCTACCTATTCGCTATGGAGAAAGAACTTATGGCACGACGAATATTTCTCGTTTTCGAGACGGTTTGCTTCTTTTAAAAATGAGCGCCTATGCGGCGAAAAAATTGAGGTTTATTTGAATTATGGATGAGAAAATAGTTATGCCCGATTGGATCAAGGAACATCGGGAACGTTTTGCCGCAAAAACTTCTCTGCGGTATTATTATGAAGAGGTCTTTGTTCCCCTTCTGCGGAATGAATTGTTGCCAGGACCTACGCTGGAATTGGGCAGTGGGCCAGGATTCCTCTCCCATATTGTAGAAGATATCACCACTTCAGATCTTAATTTATACCCTGGGATAAAAGTGGCATGTGATGCTCATAAGCTCCCTTTTGATGATGCAAGTTTTTCCTCTGTTTTCTTTGTTGATGTATTGCATCATCTAAGGGCGCCTTTGGTTTGCTTCCGTGAAATTTCAAGAGTTCTTCGTCCGGGTGGGCGCCTGGTCATGA includes:
- a CDS encoding glycosyltransferase; this translates as MSTLNNKTAQKVKEFYNENCKRVNAGKARNAAYYDGLKKFLRSVVLPGQKVLDLGCGNGDLLASLTVLEGVGIDLSEKMIETAQNRHSSSALRFMAGNAQDTALLRSLKTRFDVVILCNSITEMHDVQAVFEALHVVCHAKTRIIVLSYSRIWQMPLRLAEKFGLKTKNPVNNWLSSDIVREMISMSDFEVVRSLNFQIMPFNLGPISRFVNRYIGNLPIINELTLMFGIIARPTKSEYVSESIPSCSIVIPCRNEAGHIEKLANRLPDLGAASEVLWVEGNSTDNTAEKIKEIISVNPEKNWKFLKQPGKGKGDAVRCAFAQARGDILIILDADVTVNPEDIPKFIDLMARNKAEFINGCRLIYPMDEKAMRFLNLLGNRFFAKLFTYLLGQKIRDTLCGTKALWRNDYEKIASNRNYFGDFDPFGDFDLLFGAARLNLKIADLPIRYGERTYGTTNISRFRDGLLLLKMSAYAAKKLRFI